In Trichocoleus desertorum NBK24, the following are encoded in one genomic region:
- a CDS encoding translation initiation factor, whose translation MASSKRKPTDKSDRVVYSEFGNSANPDALARAVPDLPPNQQNLKVQATRKGKGGKTVTEITGFQAKAETLADLLKKLKAQCGAGGTVKENAIEIQGDHTQKLVEILTKLGYKAKASGKSG comes from the coding sequence ATGGCTTCTTCTAAGCGCAAGCCGACTGATAAGAGCGATCGCGTTGTCTACTCCGAGTTTGGTAATTCTGCCAATCCTGATGCGTTGGCGCGTGCGGTGCCCGATCTACCGCCAAATCAACAGAACCTGAAGGTGCAGGCGACCCGCAAAGGCAAGGGTGGCAAAACGGTAACTGAAATTACGGGATTTCAAGCCAAGGCAGAAACCTTAGCCGATCTACTGAAAAAACTGAAAGCCCAGTGCGGAGCGGGTGGCACTGTGAAAGAGAACGCGATTGAAATTCAGGGTGACCACACACAGAAGCTCGTAGAAATTTTGACCAAGCTAGGCTACAAAGCCAAGGCGAGTGGCAAGTCGGGTTGA
- the sufB gene encoding Fe-S cluster assembly protein SufB: MTASVKTLVNQPYKYGFVTDIESETVPRGLSEDTVRLISAKKEEPEFMLEFRLKAYRQWLKMTEPTWPHVTYPPINYQDIIYYSAPKQKQKKQSLDEVDPILLETFEKLGIPLTEQKRLANVAVDAIFDSVSVATTFREKLAEKGVIFCSISEALREYPDLVQKYLGSVVPVADNYFAALNAAVFSDGSFVYIPKNTKCPMELSTYFRINSGDTGQFERTLIVAEEGSSVSYLEGCTAPMYDTNQLHAAVVELVAMDNAEIKYSTVQNWYAGDEKGKGGIYNFVTKRGLCQGVNSKISWTQVETGSAITWKYPSCVLVGDNSVGEFYSVALTNHMQQADTGTKMVHIGKNTRSTIISKGISAGNSKNSYRGLVKIGPKAEGARNYSQCDSMLIGDNAQANTFPYIQVQNNTGKVEHEASTSKIGEDQLFFFTQRGISMEDAISMMISGFCKDVFSQLPMEFAVEADRLLALKLEGSVG; this comes from the coding sequence ATGACTGCAAGCGTTAAGACACTCGTCAATCAGCCCTATAAGTACGGGTTTGTGACGGACATCGAGTCAGAAACCGTACCCCGTGGTTTAAGCGAAGACACCGTTCGCCTAATTTCGGCCAAGAAAGAAGAGCCAGAATTCATGCTGGAGTTTCGCCTCAAGGCGTATCGCCAGTGGCTCAAGATGACCGAACCGACGTGGCCCCATGTCACCTATCCCCCGATCAATTACCAAGACATCATTTACTACTCTGCCCCCAAGCAGAAGCAGAAGAAACAGAGCTTGGACGAAGTAGACCCCATTCTGCTAGAAACCTTCGAAAAACTTGGCATTCCGCTGACTGAGCAGAAGCGACTCGCCAATGTTGCCGTTGATGCCATTTTCGATAGCGTTTCTGTCGCCACCACCTTCCGCGAGAAGCTAGCTGAGAAGGGCGTGATTTTCTGCTCGATCTCCGAAGCCCTACGCGAGTATCCTGATTTGGTGCAGAAGTACCTCGGTAGCGTCGTGCCTGTCGCCGATAACTATTTTGCGGCCCTCAACGCGGCGGTGTTTAGCGACGGTTCCTTCGTCTACATTCCCAAAAACACCAAGTGTCCGATGGAGTTGTCTACCTACTTCCGGATCAACAGTGGTGATACAGGGCAGTTCGAGCGGACGCTGATTGTGGCCGAGGAAGGCAGCTCGGTCAGCTATCTCGAAGGTTGCACCGCCCCCATGTACGACACCAACCAACTCCATGCGGCAGTCGTGGAATTGGTAGCGATGGACAATGCCGAGATTAAGTACTCCACTGTCCAGAACTGGTACGCAGGCGACGAGAAAGGCAAGGGCGGCATCTACAACTTCGTCACCAAGCGCGGTCTCTGCCAAGGCGTGAACTCCAAGATTTCCTGGACTCAAGTTGAAACAGGTTCGGCCATCACCTGGAAGTACCCCAGTTGCGTGTTGGTCGGTGACAACTCAGTGGGCGAGTTCTACTCCGTGGCACTAACCAACCACATGCAGCAAGCCGACACGGGCACCAAAATGGTCCACATCGGCAAGAACACCCGCAGCACCATCATCTCCAAGGGGATTTCGGCGGGTAACTCCAAGAACAGCTATCGCGGTTTGGTGAAGATTGGCCCCAAGGCAGAAGGCGCACGCAACTACTCGCAGTGTGACTCGATGCTGATTGGCGACAATGCCCAAGCCAACACCTTCCCTTACATCCAGGTGCAGAACAACACAGGCAAGGTGGAGCACGAAGCTTCGACCTCCAAGATTGGGGAAGACCAGCTTTTCTTCTTCACCCAACGTGGCATCTCGATGGAAGACGCGATCTCGATGATGATCAGCGGTTTCTGTAAGGATGTGTTCAGTCAGTTGCCGATGGAGTTTGCGGTGGAAGCCGATCGCCTGTTGGCCTTGAAGCTAGAAGGCAGCGTGGGTTAA
- a CDS encoding NAD(P)H-quinone oxidoreductase subunit 4, with the protein MSTHFPWLTTIILLPLVASLPIPFLPGKDNKVVRWYALGVGLVDLVLTLFTFWQHYDLHNPELQLVESYTWISQLGLNWSVGVDGLSMPLVLLTALVTTLGIMAAWPITHKPRLFYFLMLAMYSAQIGVFAAQDLLMFFLMWELELVPIYLLISVWGGQNRLYAATKFILYTAVGSLFILVAAFAMAFYGDNVTFDMRELALKDYSLPFELIVYAAFLIAYGVKLPMFPLHTWLPDAHSEAPAPVSMLLAGVMLKMGGYALIRMNVEMLPNAHVYFAPVLALLGVVNIIYAGLTAFAQTNLKRRMAYSSISHMGFVLIGIASFTEVGLSGAMLQMISHGLIAAALFFLSGVAYERTHTLMMDKMGGMAKQMPIVFALFTAGSMASLALPGMSGFISELSVFLGFTSSEAYSDPFKVVVVLLSAVGLIVTPIYLLSMLREVFYGTASPEMAQIKFWDAKPREVFITACLIVPIIAIGLYPKLATQTYDVKTVAIATQAKNSLPLIAEQSPSRLFSRILTAPQLPTPQTGELLGVLK; encoded by the coding sequence ATGAGTACTCATTTTCCTTGGCTCACCACCATCATCCTGCTGCCCCTCGTAGCATCCCTGCCCATCCCCTTCTTGCCCGGTAAAGACAACAAAGTTGTCCGCTGGTATGCCCTAGGGGTCGGTCTAGTGGATCTCGTCCTGACTCTCTTCACCTTCTGGCAGCATTACGATTTACACAATCCGGAGCTACAGCTGGTTGAAAGCTATACCTGGATTTCCCAGCTAGGTCTTAACTGGTCAGTCGGCGTTGATGGTTTATCCATGCCTCTGGTCCTGCTGACGGCTTTGGTTACAACCCTCGGCATCATGGCAGCTTGGCCCATCACCCATAAGCCTCGCCTGTTCTACTTCCTGATGCTGGCGATGTACAGCGCCCAGATTGGAGTATTCGCAGCTCAAGACCTGCTGATGTTCTTCCTGATGTGGGAACTGGAACTCGTCCCCATCTATTTGCTCATTTCAGTTTGGGGCGGTCAAAATCGCCTCTACGCAGCAACCAAATTCATTCTCTACACGGCAGTTGGTTCGCTGTTTATTTTGGTCGCGGCTTTTGCGATGGCCTTCTATGGCGACAATGTCACCTTCGATATGCGGGAATTAGCCCTGAAGGACTACTCATTGCCCTTCGAGCTGATTGTCTACGCGGCTTTCCTAATTGCCTACGGCGTGAAGCTTCCCATGTTTCCCCTACACACCTGGCTACCGGATGCTCACAGTGAAGCGCCTGCTCCTGTGTCCATGCTGTTGGCAGGTGTGATGTTGAAGATGGGTGGCTACGCGCTGATCCGCATGAACGTGGAAATGCTACCCAACGCTCACGTTTACTTTGCGCCTGTGCTGGCTCTGCTTGGTGTAGTCAATATCATCTACGCAGGTTTAACTGCCTTCGCGCAGACCAATTTGAAGCGCCGCATGGCCTACTCTTCCATCTCCCACATGGGCTTTGTTCTGATTGGCATTGCCTCCTTTACAGAAGTTGGCCTCAGCGGAGCGATGCTGCAAATGATCTCTCACGGTCTGATTGCTGCAGCTCTCTTCTTCCTGTCTGGTGTGGCTTACGAGCGCACTCACACCTTAATGATGGACAAGATGGGTGGGATGGCGAAGCAAATGCCCATTGTGTTTGCCTTGTTTACCGCTGGTTCAATGGCTTCCTTGGCGCTCCCTGGCATGAGTGGTTTCATCAGCGAACTGAGTGTATTCCTCGGCTTTACCAGCAGTGAAGCTTACAGCGACCCCTTCAAAGTCGTCGTGGTGTTACTGTCGGCGGTAGGCTTGATTGTCACTCCCATCTACCTGCTCTCCATGCTGCGGGAAGTGTTCTACGGTACAGCTAGCCCTGAAATGGCGCAGATCAAATTCTGGGATGCGAAGCCAAGAGAAGTATTTATCACGGCTTGCCTGATTGTGCCCATCATCGCGATTGGTTTGTATCCCAAGCTGGCGACCCAAACCTACGATGTCAAGACGGTGGCGATCGCGACTCAAGCCAAAAACTCTCTCCCTCTAATCGCGGAGCAATCTCCTTCTCGCTTGTTCTCCCGGATCTTAACGGCACCCCAATTGCCGACTCCTCAAACGGGTGAACTGCTAGGTGTGCTGAAGTAA
- the sufC gene encoding Fe-S cluster assembly ATPase SufC — protein sequence MIIENSEVILSVRDLTANVDGTQILKGLKLEVKAGEIHAIMGPNGSGKSTFSKILAGHPAYEVTGGEVIFLGENLLDKEPEERARSGVFLAFQYPLEIPGVSNIDFLRVAYNSRRKHQGLEELDAFDFDDLVRQKLDVVKMDPAFLNRSVNEGFSGGEKKRNEILQMALLEPKLAILDETDSGLDIDALKIVSGGVNQIANPQNATILITHYQRLLNYITPDFVHVMEGGRILTTGGKELALELEERGYEWVREEDAAEVAAR from the coding sequence ATGATCATTGAAAACAGCGAAGTTATTTTATCCGTCCGGGATCTAACCGCGAATGTGGACGGCACCCAAATCCTTAAAGGCTTGAAACTGGAAGTCAAGGCTGGAGAAATTCACGCCATCATGGGGCCAAATGGTTCTGGTAAGAGCACCTTCTCTAAGATCTTGGCAGGGCACCCCGCTTACGAAGTCACGGGTGGCGAAGTCATCTTCCTGGGTGAGAACTTGCTGGATAAGGAACCCGAAGAACGGGCGCGATCGGGTGTGTTTTTGGCGTTCCAGTATCCGCTAGAAATTCCAGGGGTCAGCAACATCGATTTCTTGCGCGTGGCTTACAACTCGCGCCGCAAACACCAAGGTCTAGAAGAACTCGACGCTTTTGACTTTGATGATTTGGTGCGGCAGAAGCTAGATGTGGTCAAGATGGACCCTGCGTTTCTGAATCGCAGTGTGAATGAAGGCTTCTCTGGTGGTGAGAAAAAGCGCAACGAGATTCTGCAAATGGCGCTGCTCGAACCCAAGCTAGCCATTCTGGATGAAACCGATTCTGGCTTAGATATTGACGCGCTCAAGATTGTGTCTGGCGGGGTCAACCAGATTGCTAACCCTCAGAATGCCACGATTCTGATCACTCACTACCAGCGCTTGCTCAACTACATCACGCCTGATTTTGTGCATGTGATGGAAGGTGGTCGCATCCTGACGACAGGTGGCAAGGAGCTGGCTCTGGAGCTGGAAGAGCGCGGTTATGAGTGGGTCCGGGAAGAAGACGCGGCTGAGGTGGCAGCACGATGA
- a CDS encoding dienelactone hydrolase family protein, translating into MKVWTSALLAPVVALVWSATAEAALRTKVVEYKQGNTVLEGYLAYDDAVTGKRPGVLVVHEWTGIGPYVKRRTNQLAKMGYVAFAPDIYGKGIRPKNPKEAGAEATKYRSNRALLRDRANAGLNVLRRQSLVDPKRIAAIGYCFGGGTVLELARSGADIAGVVSFHGNLDTPNPADAKNIKAKVLVLHGGDDPLVPDEQVQSFKQEMRQGKVNWELVSYGGAVHSFTSLEAGNDASTGVAYNRTADRRSWEDMKQFFAEIFRE; encoded by the coding sequence ATGAAAGTTTGGACTTCTGCGCTTTTGGCTCCTGTTGTGGCTTTGGTATGGTCAGCCACTGCTGAGGCGGCTCTCCGCACCAAAGTTGTGGAGTACAAGCAAGGAAACACCGTCTTAGAAGGGTACTTGGCCTACGATGATGCGGTGACTGGTAAGCGCCCTGGGGTGTTGGTCGTGCATGAATGGACAGGCATCGGGCCTTATGTGAAGCGGCGCACCAATCAACTGGCGAAAATGGGCTATGTGGCCTTTGCACCCGATATCTATGGCAAGGGCATTCGGCCTAAAAACCCGAAAGAAGCAGGGGCTGAAGCGACTAAGTATCGCTCCAATCGGGCGTTGTTACGCGATCGCGCTAATGCGGGCCTCAATGTGTTGCGCCGACAATCCCTGGTTGACCCCAAGCGAATTGCAGCGATCGGGTATTGCTTTGGCGGTGGCACCGTTTTGGAACTAGCTCGTAGCGGCGCTGATATTGCGGGAGTCGTCAGTTTTCACGGCAACTTAGACACTCCCAATCCAGCCGATGCCAAAAACATCAAAGCTAAAGTTTTGGTATTGCATGGCGGTGATGATCCTCTAGTCCCAGATGAGCAGGTGCAGTCCTTTAAGCAAGAGATGCGTCAGGGCAAAGTCAACTGGGAACTGGTGAGCTATGGCGGGGCTGTCCACAGCTTCACTAGTTTAGAAGCAGGCAACGATGCCTCTACAGGAGTGGCTTACAACCGCACCGCCGATCGCCGCTCTTGGGAGGACATGAAGCAATTTTTCGCGGAAATCTTTAGAGAGTGA
- a CDS encoding ferredoxin thioredoxin reductase catalytic beta subunit, with protein sequence MNSTTPESQQATEKSLEAMRHFSETYAKRTGTYFCVDPGVTAVVIEGLAKHKDELGAPLCPCRHYEDKEAEVAAAFWNCPCVPMRERKECHCMLFLTEDNEFRGDKQEISFEEIRTVTNQS encoded by the coding sequence ATGAATTCAACGACCCCTGAAAGCCAGCAAGCAACAGAAAAAAGCCTTGAAGCCATGAGGCACTTTTCAGAAACCTATGCCAAACGGACAGGAACCTACTTCTGTGTAGATCCCGGTGTCACCGCTGTGGTGATTGAAGGGCTAGCAAAACACAAGGACGAACTCGGTGCCCCCCTCTGCCCTTGCCGTCACTACGAAGACAAAGAAGCAGAAGTAGCCGCTGCCTTCTGGAACTGTCCTTGCGTCCCCATGCGGGAGCGTAAAGAGTGTCACTGCATGCTCTTCCTCACCGAGGACAACGAATTCAGAGGAGACAAGCAGGAGATCAGCTTTGAAGAAATCAGAACAGTTACCAACCAATCTTAA
- a CDS encoding family 10 glycosylhydrolase yields the protein MRKIYRPRSPLTFLTTFLTAIAIVIAAGLMTPTTAQTSQTKFKDIQGHWAQNCIQHLAERNIISGYPDGNFRPGAPVTRAEFAAMVVKAFPGAVNATLPTAPIRFSDVATNYWAAQSIDKASGAGFMSGYPGRIFRPTQNIPRAQVLVALAGGLGYKAAQPVATTLSASFNDAQVIPDYARNAIAAATEKQIVVNYPNVKALNPNQMATRADVAAAICRSRAGSEQLALVPTQYIAGNKPQSQPQSTNKTSEIRGVWLTNVDSEILFSRDRLKNDLQDLANLKFNTVYPTVWNWGHTLYPSQVAKKVIGTEVDPTPGLQGRDMLAEAVAEGHRNNLAVIPWFEFGFMAPAESDLVARHPDWLTTRQDGSTIWAEGKHSRVWLNPFQPEVQQFMIDLVTEIVAKYDIDGIQFDDHFGLPAQFGYDPITVKLYQQEHQGQSPPRDPKDAEWTRWRADKITEVFARTFKEIKARKPKAIVSLSPNPQKFSYEEFLADWVTWERRGLVEELLLQIYRTDLNTFISELEQPEVQAAKQHIPVAIGILAGLKDRLMPTPQIQAQVQAVRDRDFKGVSFFYYETMWNFDTNNVARRKTAFQNLFTSNVTRPNLVQEQAVRTEG from the coding sequence ATGCGTAAAATCTACCGACCCCGCTCACCGCTGACCTTCCTCACCACCTTTTTGACTGCGATCGCGATAGTGATTGCAGCGGGTTTGATGACCCCCACCACTGCCCAAACGAGTCAAACTAAATTTAAAGATATTCAAGGCCATTGGGCCCAAAACTGTATTCAGCATCTAGCAGAACGCAACATCATCAGCGGCTACCCCGACGGTAACTTCCGCCCTGGTGCCCCAGTGACTCGCGCCGAATTCGCTGCAATGGTGGTGAAAGCGTTTCCGGGAGCCGTGAATGCTACCCTACCGACCGCACCCATCCGATTTAGTGATGTGGCGACTAACTATTGGGCGGCTCAATCGATTGATAAAGCATCTGGTGCGGGGTTTATGTCCGGTTATCCAGGTCGAATTTTTAGACCAACACAGAATATCCCTCGGGCTCAAGTTTTAGTGGCATTAGCAGGTGGCTTGGGCTACAAAGCTGCTCAGCCCGTGGCAACAACGCTGAGCGCTAGCTTTAATGATGCTCAGGTGATTCCTGACTATGCCCGGAATGCGATCGCGGCAGCGACTGAAAAACAAATTGTCGTCAACTATCCCAACGTCAAGGCCCTCAATCCCAATCAAATGGCGACTCGCGCCGATGTAGCAGCAGCCATTTGTCGCAGTCGAGCAGGCTCCGAGCAACTCGCCCTAGTTCCTACTCAATACATCGCTGGTAACAAACCTCAATCCCAGCCTCAAAGTACTAATAAAACGAGCGAAATTCGGGGTGTCTGGCTCACCAACGTCGATAGTGAGATTTTGTTTAGCCGCGATCGCCTCAAGAATGACTTACAAGACCTAGCAAACCTCAAGTTCAACACTGTTTACCCAACGGTTTGGAACTGGGGCCATACACTCTACCCTAGCCAAGTAGCCAAAAAAGTGATTGGCACAGAGGTAGACCCAACGCCAGGATTGCAAGGACGAGATATGCTGGCGGAAGCCGTAGCGGAAGGCCATCGGAACAACCTCGCTGTCATTCCTTGGTTTGAATTTGGCTTCATGGCTCCTGCCGAGTCAGATCTAGTAGCACGTCATCCAGACTGGCTTACCACTCGACAAGATGGTTCCACGATTTGGGCAGAGGGCAAGCATAGTCGTGTTTGGCTCAATCCTTTTCAGCCAGAAGTGCAGCAGTTCATGATCGATTTGGTCACAGAAATTGTCGCCAAATACGATATTGACGGCATTCAGTTTGACGACCACTTTGGGCTACCCGCTCAGTTTGGTTACGATCCCATTACAGTCAAGCTTTACCAACAAGAACATCAAGGCCAAAGCCCACCCCGCGATCCCAAGGATGCCGAATGGACTCGTTGGCGTGCCGACAAAATCACCGAGGTGTTCGCTCGCACGTTTAAGGAGATTAAAGCTCGTAAACCCAAGGCGATCGTCTCGCTATCTCCTAATCCCCAAAAGTTTTCCTATGAGGAATTTTTGGCCGATTGGGTCACTTGGGAACGGCGCGGCTTAGTTGAGGAACTGTTGCTCCAGATTTATCGCACAGACTTAAACACCTTCATTTCAGAACTCGAACAGCCTGAAGTTCAAGCAGCCAAGCAACATATTCCTGTTGCAATTGGCATTTTGGCAGGCTTGAAAGACCGTTTGATGCCAACTCCACAAATTCAAGCCCAAGTGCAAGCAGTACGCGATCGCGACTTTAAAGGTGTGTCGTTCTTCTACTACGAAACTATGTGGAACTTTGACACCAACAACGTCGCCCGCCGCAAAACTGCCTTCCAAAACCTCTTCACCTCGAATGTAACTCGTCCCAATTTGGTGCAGGAGCAAGCGGTGAGAACGGAAGGATGA
- a CDS encoding SufS family cysteine desulfurase encodes MAQERTLAAQVRADFPILDQEINGKPLVYLDNAATSQKPQAVLQALRHYYEHDNANVHRGVHTLSSRATDAYEGARDKVAKFINAASRQEIIYTRNASEAINLVSNAWGLSTLKQGDEIILSVMEHHSNLIPWQLVAQKTGAVLKFVELTETEEFNVEQFKSLISDKTKLVSVVHVSNTLGCINPVKEICAIAHEHGARVLIDACQSLPHMPVDVQDIDCDWLVGSGHKMCAATGIGFLYGKLALLRSMPPFLGGGEMIADVFLDHSTYADLPHKFEAGTPAIAEAIALGAAVDYLMGLGMDRIHAYEEELTAYLYQRLAELPEVRTYGPKPTEDGKGRAALAAFTVGAVHPHDLSTILDQAGIAIRAGHHCTQPLHRHLGAQSTARASLYFYNTREEIDVFIETLKEAIEFFGSIFG; translated from the coding sequence ATTGCTCAGGAAAGAACTCTCGCCGCTCAGGTCCGCGCTGACTTCCCGATTTTGGATCAGGAAATCAACGGCAAACCGCTGGTTTATCTGGACAACGCGGCTACCTCGCAAAAACCCCAAGCGGTGTTGCAAGCGTTGCGGCACTACTACGAGCACGACAATGCCAACGTCCACCGGGGGGTGCATACCCTCAGCTCGCGGGCGACGGATGCTTACGAAGGCGCACGAGATAAAGTCGCGAAGTTTATCAATGCGGCCTCTCGGCAAGAAATCATCTACACCCGCAACGCCAGTGAAGCGATCAACTTGGTGTCGAACGCTTGGGGTCTCAGCACGCTGAAGCAGGGCGACGAGATCATCCTGAGCGTGATGGAGCACCACAGCAACCTAATCCCCTGGCAGTTGGTGGCACAGAAAACGGGTGCGGTGCTCAAATTTGTGGAGCTAACCGAAACCGAAGAATTTAATGTAGAGCAGTTCAAGTCGCTGATTTCCGACAAGACCAAGCTCGTCTCGGTGGTGCATGTCTCCAATACCTTGGGCTGCATCAACCCCGTCAAGGAAATCTGCGCGATCGCTCACGAACATGGCGCGAGAGTGTTGATCGATGCCTGCCAAAGCCTGCCCCACATGCCAGTGGATGTGCAGGATATTGATTGCGATTGGCTGGTTGGCTCTGGTCACAAAATGTGTGCGGCAACAGGAATCGGCTTCCTCTACGGCAAGCTGGCTCTGCTGCGATCGATGCCCCCGTTCTTAGGTGGCGGTGAGATGATCGCGGATGTGTTTCTCGATCACTCCACCTACGCCGACTTGCCCCACAAGTTTGAAGCGGGCACACCTGCCATTGCCGAAGCGATCGCCCTTGGTGCCGCAGTGGATTACCTGATGGGCTTGGGCATGGACAGAATCCACGCCTACGAAGAAGAACTGACGGCTTACCTGTACCAGCGCTTAGCTGAGTTGCCCGAAGTCCGCACCTATGGCCCCAAACCCACCGAAGATGGCAAAGGCCGCGCTGCTCTCGCTGCTTTCACGGTGGGCGCAGTTCACCCCCACGACCTCTCGACCATTTTGGATCAAGCAGGAATCGCGATCCGGGCGGGACACCACTGCACGCAACCTCTGCACCGCCATTTAGGGGCACAATCGACGGCACGGGCGAGCTTGTATTTCTACAACACCCGCGAAGAAATTGATGTCTTCATCGAAACCCTCAAAGAAGCGATCGAATTCTTCGGCAGCATCTTTGGCTAA
- the sufD gene encoding Fe-S cluster assembly protein SufD — protein sequence MTIQVSPEQTASSQAATNREAYLAKLLKLAQSVEVTGSDRLPELRSQAVALLQEQTFPTTRNEEWRYTDLSPLLQVELAVGDRSLAVNPEAVQAFALPEAATSRLVFVNGVYAPELSAIANLPANIFVGNLAALPEELKARSQNYLAKQPGAEEVFTALNTAGLSDAAVVWIAKNQEVETPIHLLFVSIASDRPILSQPRCLVVAETGSSVTLVEDYVTVGEGVYFTNPVTEIWVEQNAQVSHTRIQRDSQNAFHIGKTAVSQARDSRYTCNAVSFGAKLSRHNLEIFQTGEQTEINLNGLTLIGGEQLSDTHSTIAYTQPHGSSRQLHKTIVDGQARAVFNGKVFVPKLAQLTDAGQLNRNLLLSSKARVDTKPQLEITADNVKCSHGATVGQIDPDEIFYLQSRGLDQASARQLLVYAFAIEIIDQIPVASVRDRLSQLVKQRAF from the coding sequence ATGACGATTCAGGTTTCCCCCGAACAAACTGCGAGTTCCCAGGCAGCAACCAACCGGGAAGCTTACTTAGCCAAGTTGCTGAAGCTGGCTCAAAGCGTTGAGGTAACAGGCAGCGATCGCCTGCCAGAACTCAGATCCCAAGCCGTGGCTTTGCTGCAAGAGCAGACCTTCCCCACGACTCGCAATGAGGAGTGGCGCTACACCGATTTGTCGCCCTTGTTGCAGGTGGAACTGGCAGTTGGCGATCGCTCATTAGCGGTTAACCCTGAAGCTGTTCAAGCCTTCGCGTTGCCAGAAGCGGCTACAAGTCGGTTGGTGTTTGTGAATGGTGTTTATGCACCGGAACTTTCGGCGATCGCTAATCTCCCAGCCAATATTTTTGTCGGCAATTTGGCTGCTTTACCAGAAGAGTTGAAAGCGCGATCGCAGAACTACCTAGCGAAGCAGCCTGGTGCGGAAGAAGTGTTTACGGCACTGAACACCGCAGGCTTGAGTGATGCGGCTGTGGTTTGGATTGCGAAGAATCAGGAAGTCGAAACACCGATTCATCTGTTGTTTGTCTCGATTGCGAGCGATCGCCCTATCCTCTCGCAGCCTCGCTGCTTGGTAGTGGCGGAAACAGGCAGCAGCGTGACGTTGGTGGAAGACTATGTCACGGTGGGCGAGGGTGTATATTTCACCAATCCGGTGACGGAAATCTGGGTCGAACAAAATGCTCAGGTGAGTCACACTAGAATTCAGCGGGACAGCCAAAACGCTTTCCACATTGGCAAAACTGCGGTCAGCCAAGCGCGAGATAGTCGCTACACCTGCAATGCCGTCAGCTTTGGCGCTAAGCTTTCGCGGCACAACTTAGAAATTTTCCAAACCGGAGAGCAGACGGAGATCAACCTCAACGGCCTTACCCTGATTGGTGGGGAGCAGTTGAGCGATACCCACAGCACGATCGCCTACACCCAGCCTCACGGCAGCAGTCGCCAACTCCACAAAACCATTGTGGATGGTCAGGCGCGAGCGGTGTTCAACGGCAAAGTGTTTGTGCCCAAGCTGGCGCAACTCACCGATGCAGGGCAGCTCAACCGCAACTTGCTTCTCTCCTCCAAAGCCCGTGTCGATACGAAGCCGCAGCTAGAAATCACGGCGGATAACGTCAAGTGCAGCCACGGGGCAACGGTGGGGCAGATTGACCCCGATGAAATCTTCTATCTGCAAAGTCGCGGTCTGGATCAAGCCAGTGCCCGTCAGCTTTTGGTTTATGCCTTCGCAATCGAGATTATTGACCAAATTCCCGTAGCCTCCGTGCGCGATCGCCTGTCTCAGCTAGTGAAACAACGAGCTTTTTAG